A window of the Fuscovulum sp. genome harbors these coding sequences:
- a CDS encoding HD family hydrolase encodes MKQPVKQPRAWQRMLSGRRLDLLDPTPVDIEIEDIAHGLAFVARWNGQTRGDWPYSVAEHSLLVEQIFTRTNPGIAARWQLAALLHDAPEYVIGDMISPVKAAVGPAYGALDERLTAAVHLRFGLPIILPVAIKKAIKSADKISAWMEAVHIAGFSTAEADRFFGKPDALILRGLEIRLRPPALVRADYVSRHEHLLAACTIQPPS; translated from the coding sequence ATGAAACAGCCGGTGAAACAACCCCGCGCCTGGCAACGCATGCTGTCCGGACGGCGGCTGGACCTGCTCGATCCGACCCCTGTCGATATCGAGATCGAGGATATCGCCCACGGCCTTGCCTTCGTTGCCCGCTGGAACGGGCAAACGCGGGGGGATTGGCCCTATTCGGTGGCCGAACATTCGCTGCTGGTGGAACAGATCTTTACCCGAACCAATCCGGGTATCGCGGCGCGGTGGCAATTGGCCGCGCTGCTGCATGACGCGCCGGAATATGTGATCGGCGATATGATCAGCCCGGTGAAGGCGGCAGTTGGCCCGGCTTATGGTGCGCTGGATGAACGGTTGACGGCGGCGGTGCATCTGCGCTTTGGCCTGCCCATCATTCTGCCGGTGGCCATCAAGAAGGCGATCAAATCCGCCGACAAAATCTCTGCATGGATGGAGGCGGTGCATATCGCCGGTTTTTCCACGGCAGAGGCGGATCGTTTCTTCGGCAAACCCGATGCGCTGATCCTGCGCGGTCTGGAAATCAGATTGCGCCCGCCCGCGTTGGTGCGGGCGGACTATGTATCACGACATGAACATTTGCTGGCAGCCTGCACGATTCAACCACCCAGCTGA
- the ahcY gene encoding adenosylhomocysteinase has protein sequence MPQDYIVKDIALAEFGRKELTIAETEMPGLMACREEFGPSQPLKGARIVGSLHMTIQTAVLIETLTALGADVRWASCNIFSTQDHAAAAIAAGGTPVFAVKGQTLTEHWDYLDKSFMFPEGANMILDDGGDATLYVLLGARAEAGEDILPVPQSEEEEVIKLQIHKRMKESPGWFTKTKAAIKGVSEETTTGVHRLYELHKNGALPFPAINVNDSVTKSKFDNKYGCKESLVDGIRRATDTMMAGKVAVVCGYGDVGKGSAASLRGAGARVKVTEVDPICALQAAMDGYEVTLLEDEVATADIFITTTGNKDVIRIEHIREMKDMAIVGNIGHFDNEIQVAALRNHKWTNIKEQVDMIEMPSGNRIILLSEGRLLNLGNATGHPSFVMSASFTNQVLAQIELWTKGQDYTPGVYILPKALDEKVARLHLKKIGVKLTELKPDQAAYIGVKAEGPFKPDHYRY, from the coding sequence ATGCCGCAGGATTACATCGTCAAGGATATCGCTCTGGCCGAGTTCGGCCGCAAGGAGCTTACCATCGCAGAAACCGAAATGCCGGGCCTGATGGCCTGCCGCGAAGAGTTCGGCCCGTCGCAGCCGCTTAAGGGCGCGCGGATCGTGGGTTCGCTGCACATGACGATTCAGACGGCTGTTCTGATCGAAACGCTGACGGCGCTGGGCGCGGATGTGCGCTGGGCTTCGTGCAACATCTTCTCAACCCAGGATCACGCGGCGGCGGCCATCGCTGCAGGCGGCACGCCGGTATTTGCGGTGAAGGGCCAGACCCTGACCGAACATTGGGATTATCTGGACAAATCCTTCATGTTCCCCGAGGGCGCGAACATGATCCTGGACGATGGCGGTGACGCCACGCTGTATGTTCTGCTGGGCGCACGCGCCGAAGCGGGCGAGGATATCCTGCCTGTCCCGCAGTCTGAGGAAGAAGAAGTCATCAAGCTGCAAATCCACAAGCGGATGAAGGAAAGCCCCGGCTGGTTCACCAAGACCAAGGCCGCGATCAAGGGCGTGTCGGAAGAAACGACGACGGGCGTGCATCGCCTGTATGAACTGCACAAGAACGGCGCGCTGCCCTTCCCGGCGATCAACGTGAACGATTCCGTGACCAAGTCGAAGTTCGACAACAAGTATGGCTGCAAGGAATCGCTGGTCGACGGTATCCGCCGCGCGACCGATACGATGATGGCCGGCAAAGTCGCCGTGGTCTGTGGCTATGGCGATGTGGGCAAGGGTTCCGCTGCATCGCTGCGCGGCGCAGGCGCACGCGTGAAGGTGACCGAAGTTGATCCGATCTGTGCGCTTCAGGCCGCGATGGACGGGTATGAGGTGACGCTTCTGGAAGACGAAGTCGCCACCGCCGACATCTTCATCACCACCACCGGCAACAAGGACGTGATCCGCATCGAGCATATCCGCGAGATGAAGGATATGGCGATCGTCGGCAATATCGGCCACTTCGACAACGAGATTCAGGTTGCCGCCCTGCGCAACCACAAGTGGACCAACATCAAGGAACAGGTGGACATGATCGAGATGCCGTCAGGCAATCGCATCATCCTGCTGTCCGAAGGTCGCCTGCTGAACCTTGGCAACGCCACGGGCCACCCGTCCTTTGTGATGTCTGCATCCTTTACCAATCAGGTGCTGGCGCAGATCGAACTGTGGACCAAGGGCCAGGATTATACGCCGGGCGTCTATATCCTGCCCAAGGCGTTGGATGAAAAAGTGGCGCGCCTGCATCTGAAAAAGATCGGCGTGAAGCTGACCGAGCTGAAGCCCGATCAGGCCGCCTATATTGGCGTAAAGGCCGAAGGCCCGTTCAAGCCGGATCATTACCGCTACTGA